One window from the genome of Carassius carassius chromosome 15, fCarCar2.1, whole genome shotgun sequence encodes:
- the rrp15 gene encoding RRP15-like protein isoform X2: MATLAKKPHVVVEEGNEAFGVSDDSVSNDGESDQEESDVEDSGDEDRKSEEEQNGDAAENPNTGWAEAMAKILGKKTPDSKPIILLKNKELDKIKEKEKKERLEKKKRLDKKRAWENMCREKPDVVRDREHERNLQKIATRGVVQLFNAVKKHQKNVDDRIKEVGGSERKKSRILSSVTKKDFIDVLRGADVAHKPAVKKEKVPVEVKGENPSWSVLRDDFMMGTSMKDWDKESDEEREEGEDSLEPAEEYSSESD, from the exons ATGGCGACGCTCGCGAAGAAGCCACATGTCGTTGTTGAAGAGGGAAACG AAGCGTTTGGGGTTTCTGATGACAGTGTCAGTAATGATGGAGAGAGTGATCAGGAGGAATCTGATGTAGAAGACAGCGGTGATGAGGATAGAAAGAGCGAGGAAGAACAGAATGGAGACGCTGCTGAAAATCCCAACACCGGCTGGGCCGAAGCCATGGCCAAAATCCTGGGCAAGAAAACCCCAGACAGCAAACCCATCATCCTCCTGAAGAACAAAGAGCTGGACAAGATCAAAGAGAAGGAGAAGAAAGAGCGGCTGGAGAAAAAGAAACGG CTCGATAAGAAACGAGCATGGGAGAATATGTGTCGAGAGAAGCCTGATGTGGTTCGAGACCGAGAGCACGAGAGGAACCTACAGAAAATTGCAACCAG AGGTGTGGTGCAGTTGTTCAATGCTGTGAAGAAGCATCAGAAGAACGTGGATGACAGGATAAAGGAAGTTGGGGGTTCAGAGAGAAAGAAATCCAGAATTCTGTCCTCAGTGACTAAGAAGGACTTCATCGATGTCTTGAGAGGAGCGGATGTGGCTCACAAACCGGCCGTCAAAAAAGAGAAAGTg CCTGTAGAAGTGAAAGGGGAGAATCCATCCTGGAGCGTGTTGAGGGATGATTTCATGATGGGCACATCCATGAAGGACTGGGATAAGGAGAGCGATGAAGAGCGTGAGGAAGGAGAAGACAGCCTTGAGCCTGCTGAAGAGTACAGCAGTGAATCAGACTGA
- the rrp15 gene encoding RRP15-like protein isoform X1, with product MATLAKKPHVVVEEGNEAFGVSDDSVSNDGESDQEESDVEDSGDEDRKSEEEQNGDAAENPNTGWAEAMAKILGKKTPDSKPIILLKNKELDKIKEKEKKERLEKKKRLDKKRAWENMCREKPDVVRDREHERNLQKIATRGVVQLFNAVKKHQKNVDDRIKEVGGSERKKSRILSSVTKKDFIDVLRGADVAHKPAVKKEKVQPVEVKGENPSWSVLRDDFMMGTSMKDWDKESDEEREEGEDSLEPAEEYSSESD from the exons ATGGCGACGCTCGCGAAGAAGCCACATGTCGTTGTTGAAGAGGGAAACG AAGCGTTTGGGGTTTCTGATGACAGTGTCAGTAATGATGGAGAGAGTGATCAGGAGGAATCTGATGTAGAAGACAGCGGTGATGAGGATAGAAAGAGCGAGGAAGAACAGAATGGAGACGCTGCTGAAAATCCCAACACCGGCTGGGCCGAAGCCATGGCCAAAATCCTGGGCAAGAAAACCCCAGACAGCAAACCCATCATCCTCCTGAAGAACAAAGAGCTGGACAAGATCAAAGAGAAGGAGAAGAAAGAGCGGCTGGAGAAAAAGAAACGG CTCGATAAGAAACGAGCATGGGAGAATATGTGTCGAGAGAAGCCTGATGTGGTTCGAGACCGAGAGCACGAGAGGAACCTACAGAAAATTGCAACCAG AGGTGTGGTGCAGTTGTTCAATGCTGTGAAGAAGCATCAGAAGAACGTGGATGACAGGATAAAGGAAGTTGGGGGTTCAGAGAGAAAGAAATCCAGAATTCTGTCCTCAGTGACTAAGAAGGACTTCATCGATGTCTTGAGAGGAGCGGATGTGGCTCACAAACCGGCCGTCAAAAAAGAGAAAGTg CAGCCTGTAGAAGTGAAAGGGGAGAATCCATCCTGGAGCGTGTTGAGGGATGATTTCATGATGGGCACATCCATGAAGGACTGGGATAAGGAGAGCGATGAAGAGCGTGAGGAAGGAGAAGACAGCCTTGAGCCTGCTGAAGAGTACAGCAGTGAATCAGACTGA